The Salvia splendens isolate huo1 chromosome 20, SspV2, whole genome shotgun sequence nucleotide sequence GGCGGCGATCGACGGAGGCGAGGAGATGGCGAGGACCGTGCGGCGGTCGCGGAGGCGGAGATGCAGGTACTGTCCGGGGCTGGTGTAGGACGCGGCGAGCTCGGGAGATCTCGACACGTCGACGGTGACGAGGAACAGCGATTCGGCAGCGGGGGAGACTTTGACAAGCGGGGTGGGGGTCCAGACGGTGGTGTCGTGGCGGAGGGCGGCGGCGGAGACGGCGAGGCCGCGGCGGAGGATTAGGCGGGAGAGGTGGCGAAGGGCGGTGGATTTAGCGACGGTCATGGGTAGGTGGAGGAGGGATCATGAGAGCTGAGGGTGGGAATTTTTGGTAGAAGAGACCAGAAAGCGCCGCCGCAGGCGGTGGGGTTGGGGGTATCTGGTGTGCACAGGCTCACCGTAGATACGGTGCTTTAAACGGGTCGATTCTAGACTTTGAAATGTGACCTCACGgtttgtcttttttattttatttttttggccTAATTGCAAATTATTGTCAAAATAGTAATGAATTTTGGATATATTTTCTATTATTCCGACGAAAATTAATGAATTTTGGATTGTTAATCATTTATCATTAATAAGAATCTACTTTTTTGTGAAATTATCTGCTATTGAAATCGAGAAATCATCATGGTTTTAACCACCGACGAGCTAAACAGTGTTATCTATTCATAATAATAAATTGCTTGGTTGCAAAAACGTTAACAATATATTATACGTAGACAACTAAgattaaaaattgaagaaaaaatcaatattttgGCATGACTTTATAATTTTCCGACGATTTacttaatttgtttatttattggCAATGTAATTTGCAGTCTAGATTTAATAGCCCTAGTATTTTATGTTGTTATCATAGGAgtatgttttaattggaatttaGCAAATGTGATTGGAAGCCGAAGTGTGTGAATGTcttataaattaaaatcaaactaattCAAATAATATGACCAAAAACCAAATCGACTAAAATTCAATGATTAcgtataaaatataaaagagacaaaaaataactaaaataatactattagtGAAATGCACTAGCATATAGCAACAAGTGctgaaaaaaaatcagaaataaaaatagaatctaatttttttataaaacctTTGGAGCGAACGTCCTAGTTAAAAAAGGCATGCTaccttttatatatatgtgcatAGAGTTGAATAATTCGATTCATGAAATAATCTCAAGCTGAAACTATAAAGATTACTTGGCTTTCTTAGTTTTCTTCCAACAGTATTGAACAAAACATGAGATTCGATAAAAATGAAGGCCGAATCATTTCTTCTGCAGCAGAAATGGAAATATTTCAAAGGGATATCGAAACACAATAGCAGTGAGTGGGTGAATCCGATTCTCAGAAAATAAGTTGAAGCAAAAATATACAAGTCCGCCGATATCAATCACCCCCACCTTATTACGTCACATGATAAAAATGGGGGCTTGGCAAAGAGCCATTGTAACATTTTCCCGCACATATAGAACTAAAACAGAAATGTAATAACCCCAAAAATACAAAAATCCTTCATGTGGGCAGTGACTAGAGCTCAATTATTTTCGCAATTATCAGCAGAGAGAACAATAAGTCATCGAAAGGGACAGTTTTTGACCTATATCTAAGCAGCCGATTCCTTGGCAATCTTCTCAGCCTTGGCAATCACCTCTTCGATTCCTCCAACCATGTAAAATGACTGTTCGGAAAGGTCATCGTACTTACCATCCAAGACTCCCTGTAACAGAAAAATCAAGGTATATGCATCACGTATGGCAACAATCGATGTTCACATAAGATAACTTAAACCATTCTTTCTGTGGTGAATTATGAATATAGACTTCAAAAGTATGCAGatatttcaaattttgtaaAACTAAAGAGAGTAAGAATTTGTACCTGGAAACTGGTGATACTCTCCTTCAACTCAACATACTTTCCTGGGGCACCCGTGAAAACTTCTGCAACATGGAAAGGCTGGCTCAAAAATCGTTGGATTTTACGAGCACGTGCAACAGTCAATTTGTCATCTTCACTGAGCTCATCCATTCCGAGAATGGCAATAATATCTTGAAGATTCTTGTAGTTCTGCAAAACTTTCTGGACACCACGAGCTGTGTTGTAGTGGCCCTCTCCCAGGATGTGAGGGGAAAGCATACGGGATGTTGAATCCAGAGGGTCGACAGCAGGATAAATACCAAGCTCGGAAATCTACAAAATACAGACAGAAATATCAAAATAAGAAACAAGATATAAACACTCTTGAAGAAACTTGAAAAAAACAACATATACATACCGATCGGGATAACACAGTGGTGGCATCCAAGTGAGCAAAGGTGGTTGCAGGAGCAGGATCTGTCAAGTCATCAGCTGGCACGTAAATAGCTTGGACTGATGTGATAGAACCCTTCTTGGTTGTGGTAATACGTTCTTGAAGACCTCCAAGATCGGTAGCCAAAGTAGGCTGATAACCGACAGCAGATGGAATACGTCCAAGCAAAGCAGACACTTCTGAGTTGGCCTGGAAAAATATTGAACACAATAGACAACttcagtaaaataaaaaacgcaaaGTAACTGCACAAATGAATAGATATAGCAATGCAAGCCTACTTGGGTAAAACGGAAAATGTTGTCAATGAAGAGAAGCACATCCTGGCCCTCAGCATCACGGAAATGTTCAGCCACAGTCAATCCAGTAAGTCCAACACGAGCACGGGCACCCGGGGGCTCATTCATTTGACCGTAGACAAGGGCACACTTGCTCTCAGCCTGAATACATAAGATAAGAAAACCTTAGCCAAAAGGCAATACCAAACTAGATAAATGAAAACTTCCAGAATAAGCAATGCTGAGTTACTGACCTGCTTCTCATCTAGCTTAATGACACCACTTTCAATCATTTCCCGGTACAAGTCATTACCTTCACGTGTACGCTCTCCCACACCAGCAAAGACAGAGAAACCACCTGAGGAACAAACAAGCAAGAACAGTGAGATACGTGCTGAACATATGCATCAGTAAGAACGCAGCAATCTAACTAGAACTAACCATGAGCTTTGGCAACATTGTTAATCAGTTCCATGATAAGCACAGTCTTTCCGACACCAGCACCACCGAAAAGCCCAATCTTTCCTCCTCTTTGGTAAGGTGCAAGAAGGTCGACAACCTAGAATTTAAAAACATATGGAAAACTAATGTCAAGAGAAAACCACTTGGATTAAAAACATTGCAAGAAATTTGGTCGCTCAATCAGGATCACTGCCGTGCCCAGTAGAAAGTACCTTGATACCAGTGACAAGAATTTCTTGTTCGGTAGATTGCTCCACAAAGGATGGAGCTTCACGGTGAATGGGCAAGAAGTGCTCAGTCTCTGCATAATGACAGTTGGTTAGTAAATATGCAATTTTTTCCAATCACCAAACATAAGCGGTTTCCCCGGGAAAGGCAAGAATACTTACTGAGATCACCCTTGTGGTCAATGGGCTCTCCAATGACATTGATGATGCGACCTAGGGTGGCCCTACCCACAGGAACCTATAATCATGTAATATCATCTTTAGTCAATAAGGAAGATTACTATATATAAAACAGTGACTTAAGCAATTGGCACATTGACAACCAAAATATAGTTGTTTAAGGAAGATTACTATACATAAAACAGTGACTTAAACAAAGAGTCACTGACAATTTATCTCAAACTCAGTAAAGTAGCCTCAACCAATATCAAGGATCCAACAAATGTCAGCCATATAATCTCGGTACAGTAACATAGTAAACGAGAACAACAAACTTAGCTTTGATAGTCAAGTCGATACAGCTTTAATCTCAGACGGGCCTATATATGAATAAAAGGGGCGATACATTTAAATAGCTCACTTAGTATCAATCGATCATGAGAAACATATACATTATCCCTAGATCTAAGCATCAAACAAAAACACCGGGTGAAACAATAATCAATTCAACCTGATAAAATCAGCAAAATCACAAATCAATTCAACTCAATCCCAGCATAATCACAAATCAATTCAACTCAATCCTAGCATAATCACAAATCAATTCAGCTCAATTCTAGTATAATTACATAGaacaaaaccctaattcaaaCAATACAATCGAGAATCAAGCTCAATAACAAAATCCGAATCAAAACAAAATGTAAATCCAACACATTAAAAAACTCACAGTAATTGGCGACCCAGTGTTCAGCACGCGCTGGCCTCTAACAAGCCCTTCAGTTCCATCCATAGCAATGCATCTCACCACATTCTCCCCCAAGTGAGATGCCACCTCCAGCACAAGCCTGATCTGATTATCCAGCACCTCAAGCGCCGTCAAAATCGGGGGAAGACCGTCCTCGAATCTCACATCGACGACGGCACCAATGACCTGGCAGACCTTCCCGATTGCGCCCTTTCCGGTGAACTCGTCAGTGATCTTCCCAGTGTGCCCATCGTTGGACGGCGCCTTGGACGGAGGAGCAGCCGGAGCCGCCGAGGTGGCGTAGTGGTTGGCGAATCGGTGGAGGAAGTGGCCGGCGGGGGAAGGGCGAGAGGTACGCCTCGGAGCCGGAGAGATTGGGGATCTAGTGCGTCGGGCGGTGGCGGATCGGAGGAACGAGGCCAGGAGCCTCCGGGAAGACATGGCGGAGGAGGTGATGATGGAGATTTAGAGAGGGAAAATGGAGAAATGGTGAGGAGAGAGTGAGTGCTAGGGTTTGTGTGAGAGGGGATTATAATCTAGAGAGAGAGTGGGGTAATTAACTTTTTAACTTCTTAACTTTTAACTGTTTCCCTTGTTTTTTACTGGGATGAAGCATATCCTGTTGCGACGGGGTAGTTTCGGTTTTGGGCTTTTTTAAGCAATAAAAAGGGATCAAAGAAATGCGAATGGGTACAAATGTGACACGTGGCGCTTATTTTTTGAAGAGTATCATTAATAGTACTcgttaatttttttgaaaaattgctACCGtttgagattattttttattttaggccaACTAAGCATtagttgttttatttaatttttatattttcaaaaattaatggACGTtattaaagaataaaatagataaagcgaagtttaatatttatgttatttataaaattaatgctataaataatcatttttaatactatactataatcaaaattaatttaaaaaaatggccGTTTTATTACTCTAATAGGAAATTTAAAATCACAACTTAACTTTACTGTTCCATAAAACTGCTTTGCAACTAGGGGTGagaaaaaaaccggaaaccgaatatccgaaccgaaccaaaccgaaattttgaaattcggttcggtttttcggttcggtacggttttaaaaataaaaaaatttcggtttttcggttcggttcggttcggttcgggcgaagaaaaaaaccgaaaaactgaattatatatatattctattaatttaatatattatattatatataatacatatattcttttaatatattctactatataatatatattatatgtattattaattttatattatatataaatattctatcagtatatataaaataaaataaaatacacatatataaatatatatttatattatatttatttttttcaggttttttgggttttttttcgggtttttcggttatgttcgggttttttcggttttttaagttcgattttcgatttttcggtttcgatttttcggttttttcgggttcggttcggtttggattttgaactaaattcgatttttcggttttggttcggttttggtaaaaaaacgaaccgaaacccgaatgcacacccctattTGCAACATCGCCTGATAAATTAATCCTATGATTATGGtaagaaatataaagatttTGGTGATAATTCAGAGCATCTATCTTAATATCATCATGAGAACATATAAATTCGTTGTGAAtatcatttcttttttgatCAATTTGAGTCATTCTAAAGAAACAAAATATTAGTTTACAAGCgttattgaattaattaatttaaacacCATATGGAAAACAAGATGAAAAGAAtcaaaatgaagtaaaaattcaAGATCTTGAAAATTATAACCATAAAAGAAATTTGACATAACAAATTAATAACGTTCACTATTATtcaaaaaataacaatatacAATGGGACAAAcatttacaccaaattcaaTTGGTAAAAAATACtggagggaacatcttttttggtccacgaactttgccaaagtatcattttaggtctgtgaactttgaaaatatcatttgaggtccatcaactatgggttaatatcatttgaattacttttttactatttccaagtttttctGGACGAAAATACTCTCAATACCTTAgggtatttatatttttaataaacttatcatatacttatatttttttatatttataatatatttttgacgaattttctaaatataatcttaatttttttatattttttatactcattgctcatattttttataaatacctttactagtatatattttggatgaattttctaaatataattttaattttgtgatatggaagaaaagatccttattcaattttttattattaaagaaatgaatattattcaattttaaaattctttaatataaaaaattgaagaagcaatcttacttgcatgtcacaaaattaagtgataatattgaaggtcaaattatatttagaaaattggttgaaaatatattgtaaatatatttataaaaaatataagtatatgataagtttattaaaaatataaataccctaaggtattgagggtattttcgttcagaaaaacttggaaatagtaaaaaagtacttcaaatgatattaattcatagttggtggacctcaaatgatattttcaaaattcacagacctaaaatgatacttttgcaaaATTCGTGGACTAAAAAAAATGTTCCCTCAAAATACTGTAATGACTGCTATTATAAAATGTAGATTTCATTTCTTCATGAAAGCCTATTATTAACTAGGGAAGACTCCTCCTGAAATAGTCTCTCCCTTGCTTTAGCAGCCTACATAAATAAACATATGTGACAATTAAAATTTATGATTGATGCATCTTCTTACTCGATGAATGAAGAACTTGGGTTCGAATCTGCCTATGTGCGAAAATTCCATTTTTATGTAGTTACTTCGccttgaataaattaaatttatacgACGTTCAGTGCAGTATTCGCAGTTCTCACAAAACGGGGTTTTACGTTAGCTCCACAGGCAACTACTTAAGACACATTATAGTATACAAACAAAGACGAAGACGACACACCTGTTTCTCCCAATTCGTGACGATTGTTGTTATTAACGAGAGCAGAATCGTCTGCAGCGTTGCACCGGACAGTATCCCAATCCAAAGGCCTATCCCTCTAAAATCAAGCCAGAAAGTCGGTGCAATCGCGATAGGGACCCCAAAAAGATAAAACGATGCAAGGTTGATATAGGCGCCAATGTGCTGCCACCCGCATCCCCTAGCAACCCctacaagcacaaacacaaacacgacATGATCATAATCTTCGTATTGATTCAAATAAATCTTGAGGAAAGAAAAGATGATAACCCGAAAGGCATCCTTGGGCATTATCCGTTATGATCGACAGGCAGAGAAGTGGAGCCATGTATGGGTACATAGTCCACGACTTCCTTCTCGTTGCTGAAAATGTAGCCAAAAACACCCCGGCTTGCAAACACACACGAACTTATAACCAAAGCGCTTACACCAGCAAGGAACGCCAGCGCCCTAACCGAGAGGCGTGGCCCCTCCCGGCTCCCGGCTCCCAACTCGTTTGAAATCCTAGTGCTGAAGATTATAAAGCGAATATCAAAACCTAAATCATAGAAACACATGAACATGAGCAGAAATCTATGAGCTTTTATCATTGTTGGTATACCTTGCTGCTGCACCAAATCCGAACGGCATTGCATAGAGCGTAGAGATAGAGTTTAGGCTGTCGAAAAAAGGGATAGTAAGTCAAGAAACACACAAagctacaataaaaaaatttaaggaCCGAGCTCTCGAGCTGAGGATTCGGTAATAGCCCTGACATCAAGATCATCAACTCATACGACCACCACTCTAGACTGCAAAATGACGGAACAACTGTTTGGAAATAACACACACCACAATCACGAAAAGTAATAAAGAAAGCAAAATCGCCAGTCTGTTACCATATGTAACTATGTTTGAGGACGATACCAAGCCggtctttttcattttattttcagaTACTAAATACAAAAAGTTGTATCCTATGTTAAAGTAGTATATCTCCATCAACTTTGAGTCACCTTTTGAGCTTAACGAATGTTTCTTTTTGGAACGAGCGACTTAGAGTGGGACGACCTTAAACAGAATTAAACTCACttataatgggacggagggagtattcatGGATTCATATGTTCAGTACCTTAAAGCTTTGCACTTCAACAATAATAAGTTCAAAGAAGCGACTTACCACACCATAACAGCGGAAGGAACTGCAAAGCGAAAGAACTCCTTCATTGCCTGGATCTCGAATATCTTACTCGAGATCGGAGCTCTCGTTTTTCGGCAGTCAGGCGAATACCTCATGTACAACCTAAAATGGCGACATTCGACCATGTGGAAACGCTGATGGATCTTGAATTGTGTATCAGGCATATTTGGGGAGTTTGAGGGAAAGAGATAATAGAGAGAATAGATAGATCGATAATTGCTTGATGTTTTTATTACTGCTGAGGCTCCCTCATTATATAGGGATGATACAAGTGTAATTAAGGTACAAGATCAATCAAGTATCAATCTAACAATCAATTATCAATTTTTTCCTATTCTATTCTCGGAGCATAATCATGGTCCATAACTGCATTTATTCTTTGGTATCTTTTCCTTtcttaacactccccctcaagttgagtggtgggatctccaaaGCGCAACTTGCCAAGTACGTTCGTGAGGCCTTTTGAATTGACTGCCTTGGTGAGGATATCGGCCAACTGTTCTTCGGACCGGACAAACGGTAGCTCCACAACTCCACTTTCCAacttctccttgatgaagtgtctgtcgacTTCAACGTGTTTGGTTCTATCGTGCTGAACCGGGTTCTCGGATATACAAATTGCTGCCTTGTTGTCACAGTACAGTTGACTCTTGTCTTGTGTGAACCCAATTTCATTCATCAATCTTCTAAGCCATAGGATTTCCATTAATCCACTTCTTATCCCTCGGAATTCGGCTTCAGCACTTGATAATGCcaccaccttttgtttcttactcCTCCATGTTACTAGATTACCTTCGACAAACGTGAAGTATCCGGCTGTTGATTTTCGATCGACTGGGTTACTTGCCCAATCAGCGTCGGTGAACCCATAAATTCCTCGTTGTTCATTCTTTCTGAACATTATCCCATGTCCGGCCGTTCCTTTTAGATACCGCACGATTCTCAATGCAGCTTCGTAGTGATTTTTCTGTGGTCGATGCATGAATTGGCTTACTACGCCGACTGCATAAGCAATGTCTGGTCTTGTATGAGAGAGATAGATGAGCTTCCCCACTAGGCGTTGGTATTTGCCTTGATCTGCTAACTCAGCTCCATCAGAGATCTGCAGCCCGTGGTTCACCAGAATTGGTGTATCAGCGGGTTTACAGTCAATTAAACCCGTCTCTGCTAGAATGTCCAAGGTATACTTCTTCTGTCTCAAGAAGATTCCTCCCTCAGAGCGCAGTACTTCGATCCCCAAGAAATATTTAAGGTTCCCCaagtctttcatctcgaactcttgGAATAAGCTTCCTTTTAGTCTTTCTATTTCTTCTGTATCGTTTCCAGTgatgatcatgtcatctacatagatgatgaggCATGTGATTTTGTCCTCTCTCTTTTTCAAGAACAAAGTATGATCCGAGTTGCTCTGCTGGAATCCATACTTGGTCATGGCCTCTTTGAACCTCCCAAACCAAACTCTTGGTGATTGTTTGAGTCCATAGAGGGTCTTCCTCAGCCGACACCCTTCTCCTTTTCCGAATCCCTCGGAGAATCCCGGGGGTGCTTCCATGTACACTTCTTTTTTCAGTTCTCCGTGTAGAAATGCATTCGTTACGTCAAACTGGTGAAGTGGCCAGTTCCGGTTTGCAGCCACTGAGAGTAATACTCGAATGGTGTTCATTTTCGCCACGGGTGAGAAGGTCTCATCGTAATCGACTCCATAAGTCTGTGTATAACCTTTGGCGACTAATCGTGCTTTGTATCTCTCTATAGATCCATCTGGCCTTCGCTTGATGGTGAACACCCACTTGCATCCAACAGCCTTTTTTCCGTCTGGTATTCTGCATTTCTCCCATGTACCGTTTCTTTCTAAGGCTCCCATTTCTTTCAACATTGCCTCTCGCCAGTGTTTGTGTTTCAGAGCTTCTTGCACAGTatatgggatttcttcttcttcttcatataagGCGACCTCAAATGCGTGCGCCATTTCTGAGAGGTGACCCTTGGCCAAATTCACAACAGAGTACTTGGCTTTCCTGCCGACGATTTCAGGGCTATATCTCTTCGGTGGGACTCCTCTATTGGGTCTTGGTGGTAGTTTATATCCTccaagttcttcattaatctgTTCTTCCAATAATTTGCAAACTTCTGATTCATACTGTGAGTTCGAATCGGGCTCAACATCTGTCTCAGGGTCAGTCTCATGCAGATGAATATCATTTTCAGGAGAGATATCAGAGGCACTTACATCGGATACCAGTAGGGGAGTTTCTTGGATGGTGTCATTGTTTGGTGCGGGCTGTATTTCTTCAGGATATGCAGAGTCTTGTTCTGGGTGAACTGTTGGAGAACAAAGTGCTGGAAGACCTGCTGGTAACCGGCTTAGTGGGTCACTATTGCTCTCCCTCTGACCACTAAGGTGATTGAAGAAATATTCTGTTTCAAGGAAATCGCAGTTCGTTGTAGTGAACATACGATTAGTT carries:
- the LOC121782970 gene encoding ATP synthase subunit beta, mitochondrial-like produces the protein MSSRRLLASFLRSATARRTRSPISPAPRRTSRPSPAGHFLHRFANHYATSAAPAAPPSKAPSNDGHTGKITDEFTGKGAIGKVCQVIGAVVDVRFEDGLPPILTALEVLDNQIRLVLEVASHLGENVVRCIAMDGTEGLVRGQRVLNTGSPITVPVGRATLGRIINVIGEPIDHKGDLKTEHFLPIHREAPSFVEQSTEQEILVTGIKVVDLLAPYQRGGKIGLFGGAGVGKTVLIMELINNVAKAHGGFSVFAGVGERTREGNDLYREMIESGVIKLDEKQAESKCALVYGQMNEPPGARARVGLTGLTVAEHFRDAEGQDVLLFIDNIFRFTQANSEVSALLGRIPSAVGYQPTLATDLGGLQERITTTKKGSITSVQAIYVPADDLTDPAPATTFAHLDATTVLSRSISELGIYPAVDPLDSTSRMLSPHILGEGHYNTARGVQKVLQNYKNLQDIIAILGMDELSEDDKLTVARARKIQRFLSQPFHVAEVFTGAPGKYVELKESITSFQGVLDGKYDDLSEQSFYMVGGIEEVIAKAEKIAKESAA